The following coding sequences are from one Sesamum indicum cultivar Zhongzhi No. 13 linkage group LG11, S_indicum_v1.0, whole genome shotgun sequence window:
- the LOC105173893 gene encoding uncharacterized protein LOC105173893 isoform X8 — protein MQLLHWQTEVQNTDAKLPSLLSGTCLLYVSDFMKQQESPYWMPGTNNPENCSILHQYHLDGCDELHSDRRKRDDDLCSLNCARNFSQLSTSSTMCQDAAPTFVYRRRRQRRSSVSMCSIQTSAGAKPSDDSHSAISSAAPSVAAQEHIVSFSECATEAVAASFNRCSAGEEALVSDVDRVINVCCANDNCSSSKSNLALSSVSLKIDMDDVGECSSSGALSAEKVSYEMSERDICISIIRNQGPVDRVGTRQERDSSVNTCIRNDIYYSQPCKICEHLDSTSNMLICDNCLDAFHMSCCNPCIKRIPVGEWLCTSCSKKRHKILKEKSFSISSEIGNGNSASEGELGSTEFMFTDTEPYMSNVRIGDEFQADVPDWSNSSPTYNECDPYVDWLEMDSSNNVSMQERNYTKPLKLSSIGNWLQCQGLIEGIGEGGEATTCGKWRRAPLFEVQTDDWECFCCVLWREQSMTHAYAYVNYICA, from the exons ATGCAACTGCTACACTGGCAGACCGAAG TGCAGAATACTGATGCAAAGCTCCCATCCTTGTTAAGTGGAACTTGCTTATTGTACGTGTCTGATTTCATGAAACAACAAGAATCACCTTACTGGATGCCAGGAACCAATAACCCGGAAAATTGTTCAATACTCCACCAGTATCATTTGGATGGCTGTGATGAACTTCATTCAGATAGGAGGAAAAGAGATGATGATTTATGTTCCTTAAACTGCGCAAGAAATTTTTCCCAGCTGTCAACCTCCAGTACAATGTGTCAGGATGCTGCACCAACTTTTGTTTATAGGCGTAGGAGGCAACGCAGGAGCTCTGTTTCCATGTGCTCAATACAGACATCTGCTGGTGCCAAACCAAGTGATGACTCTCACTCTGCCATCAGTTCTGCAGCCCCTTCAGTGGCTGCCCAAGAGCACATTGTTTCCTTTTCTGAGTGTGCAACAGAAGCTGTGGCAGCATCCTTTAATCGATGTTCGGCTGGGGAAGAAGCCTTGGTAAGTGATGTGGACAGAGTTATCAATGTCTGTTGTGCTAATGATAATTGTTCatcatcaaaatcaaatttagcaCTTAGTTCGGTTTCCCTGAAAATTGATATGGATGATGTGGGCGAGTGCTCCTCTTCTGGTGCATTGAGTGCTGAGAAGGTGTCATATGAGATGTCAGAAAGAGATATATGCATTTCAATTATCAGAAATCAGGGACCGGTGGATAGAGTTGGGACCAGGCAAGAGCGAGATTCTTCCGTAAATACTTGTATTAGAAATGACATCTACTATTCACAACCATGCAAAATCTGTGAGCATTTGGATAGCACATCAAATATGCTTATATGTGACAATTGCTTAGATGCATTTCACATGTCTTGCTGCAACCCCTGTATAAAGAGAATACCAGTGGGAGAGTGGCTTTGTACTTCTTGCTCGAAGAAAAggcataaaatattgaaagagAAATCTTTCAGTATCAGCTCAGAAATTGGAAATGGGAATTCAGCATCAGAAGGTGAATTAGGGTCCACTGAGTTTATGTTCACAGACACTGAGCCATATATGTCTAATGTGCGAATTGGTGATGAATTTCAAGCTGATGTTCCTGATTGGTCCAACTCCAGCCCCACTTACAA TGAATGCGATCCTTATGTTGATTGGTTAGAAATGGATTCTTCAAATAATGTTAGTATGCAG GAACggaattacaccaaacctttAAAGCTCAGCTCTATAGGTAATTGGCTTCAATGTCAAGGGCTTATTGAAGGCATTGGAGAAGGTGGTGAAGCAACTACATGTGGAAAATGGCGCAG GGCTCCTCTTTTTGAAGTTCAAACTGATGATTGGGAATGCTTCTGTTGTGTACTTTGGCGTGAGCAGTCAATGACACATGCATATGCTTACGTCAATTATATttgtgcataa